ACTATTAAAGACAAAAGGTTATCTTTGTTGGATTTATTTCCTCCTCCTTTCTTTCAAATTATGTTTTTTGATAACCGTCTTGGTCCGATATTAGGGCGGCACTAGCATAACTGGGAGTAATTgccttttatatatttatatattttgttcACTTTTCTCCCAGATGCGACTTCATAGATATTTGCTGCTCATGGTTACCCCTATTCTATTTCAATAGTCTGAACCTGTACATGTGGCCATCCTGTTGACATTGTTTAAACCTGTCCCTGTGGTCGTCCTGTTGGcatagtctgaacctgtccctgtggccatcctGTTGGCATAGTCTGAACTTATCCTTGTGGCCATCCTGTTGGcatagtctgaacctgtccctgtggccgtcctgttGACATAGTTTAAACCTGTCCCTGTGGCTGTCTTGTTGGCATAGTCTGAAGCTGTGCCTGTGGCCGTCATGTCATCATAGTCTGAACCTGTCGCTGTGGCCGTCCTGTCATCATGGTGTGAACCTGTGGCCATCCCGTTGGCATAGTCTGAACCTGTCCTTGTGGCTGTCCTGTTGGCATAGTCTGAACATGTCCCTGTGGCCATCCTGTTGGcatagtctgaacctgtccctgtggccatcctGTTGGCAGTGTGAACCTGTGCCTGTGGCCGTCCTGTAATcatagtctgaacctgtccctgtggtCGTCTTATTGGCttagtctgaacctgtccctgtggccgtcttGTCATCATAGTCTAAACCTGTGCCTGTGGCCATCCTGTCATTATAGTgtgaacctgtccctgtggccgtcttGTTGGCTCAGTCTAAACCTGTGCCTGTGGCCATCCTGTCATcatagtctgaacctgtccctgtggccatctTGTTGgctcagtctgaacctgtccctgtggccgtcctgtcaTCATAGTgtgaacctgtccctgtggccatcctGTTTGCTCAGTCTGAACCTGTCTCTGTGGCCATCCTGTTAgctcagtctgaacctgtccctgtggccatcctGTTGGCTCAGTCTGATCCTTTCCCTGTGGCCATCCTGttggcacagtctgaacctgtccctgtggcctTCCTGTCATCATAGTGTGAACCTGTGGCTATCCTGttggcacagtctgaacctgtccctgtggccatcctGTCATCATAGTgtgaacctgtccctgtggccgtcctctTGGCATAGTCTGAActtgtccctgtggccgtcctgttggcacagtctgaacctgtgccTGTGGCCGTCCTGTTGGCACCGTCTGAACCTGCCCCTGTGGCCGTCCCGTCTGCTATCTGGAGAGTGTACAGTCTGAAattgtccctgtggccgtcctatCAGCATAGTCTGAACCCGTCCtgctgctcagtgtgaacttgatcCAGTGGATGTCCTGTCCTGTCCAGGAGTCTGGATTAATGGCTTAGACCCTTGGCGTCAGCTGCTACTGCCGGACGTCGCCCTGGAgtagtacctggcagctacctaccgcacaagcctgacctcaccactagaggctccagtgaacaccaaggtaactGCTTAATCGCGCCCCTCCAGGGTAGGAccagtctgtggcacagtgggttcacGAACCACGTCCGCCACCTGCGCGCGTAACAATCCTTAAGTATAGTAGTGAGTATAGATATGACCATGTACAGTAAGAGGTAAGTAACTGATGTAAGAATATTAGGTTGTATGTACGGTAAGGAAGAAAGTGAAATAACATCCAGAATGAAGTATCAAAGTCAACTTTAGCCATGCACgtcctcctcctgctgctggaatggcgccagcacaaATGTGCATTTCGGCGCAGGAGCCTTTGTCAGGGGACTAGCGCCAAAACGCGTATTACAGATGGCATCATTCTAGCAGCAGGAGGACATGACACCATGGCAAATGCTAGTGCGGAAACGTACATTAGGACTAGTTTATGACCCCTGATGAAGGCTTACGCCGAAACATACATTACTAGGGTTGGCGCCGTTTCGGCAGAAAGAGGACATTATTCACTGACCAAGCCTTGCATCGAAACATGCGTTGGACCTGGCTCTATATCATCAGGAGGAATAAATGACCCCGACTAAGGCTTGAACCAAAACGCAAGTTGGGGGAGACGCCATTCCAGCAGGAGGAGTACATGACCCAATAACGGAGGCTTTCTTCCTTACCGTACATACAGCGTAATATGCTTACATCAGTTACTTAATTCTTGCTGCACATGTCCATATCTATACATACAGTGCCACTATAGTTAATGTTCTTCTGTATTATTATTATACTTCACCACTTACATCCACACATGCTGAATTATAGGTGACATTTTATCTCCTCCTGCTGTTTGTCGCCCTCTAGTGTTTTCCATATTTTTAACATTTGTCTCTTAAAATGTAATAATAAGCTTATATTTATACTCTCATTCTTGGCTATGTAGCCTTTTTGTAGGTCTTCTTTGATTCATTAGGTATGTTAGAGCCACTATACATCATTACACGCTTGTTTCAGGTGCGTTATTTTCCTAAAATATATTTTCTGACATTgactattatttttattattacccTGATGTATTACTTTCTGCACCACCTCTGACAGCTGCTGTGTTCATGATCATGATAAATATTCATTTTGTGGCCCTTCGCTTTGCCTTGGCCACAGCATCCAGGGTTTGTACAAAGGTCTTGGCCCCAGTTATGGCGCTGCTTTGTACCATAGGGACTGTAACATCCCGTACCTAGAGGATATTGTCATAAAGGCtccttcttaggccggcgtcacactcggcgtaagacaatacggtccgtatattaaggccgtaatacgctgaaaagtccccaaaatagtggtccgtagttcctccttaggcagggtgtgtcagcgtattttgtgcatggcatcctccgtatgtaatccgtatggcatccgtactgcgtgtttttcttgcaggcttgcaaaaccgacatacggctatacaagggatccatgtgtaaaaaacaaacaaacaaacatatatactgttatatatatatatatatatatatatatatatatatatatatatatgtcagtagacacatatatgtgtatatatattattacttcatacagcgctagatagctttaaagccggtaattcaattgccggcttttgctttctccttcctaaacccgacatgatatgagacatggtttacatacagtaaaccatctcatatccccattctttttgcatattccacactactaatgttagtagtgtgtatgtgcaaaaattgggctctgtagctattaaattaaagggttaaatggcggaaaaaattggcgtgggctcccgcgcaattttctccgccagagtagtaaagccagtgactgagggcagatattaatagcctggagagggtccatggttattgccccccctggctaaaaacatctgcccccagccaccccagaaaaggcacatctggaagatgcgcctattctggcacttggccactctcttcccattcccgtgtagcggtgggatatggggtaatgaagggttaatgtcaccttgctattgtaaggtgacattaagccagattaataat
This region of Ranitomeya imitator isolate aRanImi1 chromosome 1, aRanImi1.pri, whole genome shotgun sequence genomic DNA includes:
- the LOC138669592 gene encoding putative per-hexamer repeat protein 5, encoding MATGTGSDYANRMATGTCSDYANRTATRTGSDYANGMATGSHHDDRTATATGSDYDDMTATGTASDYANKTATGTGLNYVNRTATGTGSDYANRMATRISSDYANRMATGTGSDYANRTTTGTGLNNVNRMATCTGSDY